The DNA window ACATGCTGGTCAGGGCCTGGACGGAAATCTGGCTGAGCGAAAGGTTCCGCAGCTGGACTATCGAATATCTGCTTCAGGATATTACCTGTCCTTTACTCTTTATCCAGGGAGAAGCTGATGAATACGGCACATTGGATCAGGTAGAAAAGACCGTTACTCAGGTAAGCGGAACCGCGGAAAAATATATTATTCCGGATACAGGACACAGTCCTCATAAAGAAGTTCCTGAGAGAGTAATCAGCAGGGCGGCAGAATTTATACAAAGGATTTCAGGGAATACTTAGAAATGCTTTCCAGACTTGTTGTCAGGATCTAAGGTATCTCAGAGTGCTTCCCATTCTTTTCTGATATTCTCCCTGGCCTGGTGTTCATATTTCCGGATAAATTCGTCGGTCTTAAAAATACGATCCATGTCCAGGAAATGGCGGAGTACCTTTTTCCTGCCCGGCCGGTACAGAAAATCAGGATAGATAGAATATTCTTTCCTGATTCTTTCGGTATATTCTTGATAAACAGCTGATTCTTTGCCCAGAACAGACAGGTCGGCGTCGAGAAGATAATTCGTATCCGTGCTATCAGAACATTCGTGCAGCTGTGTGGCGATGATCTGTTCTGTAATCTGCCGGAGAGATGCCGGGCTTAGCTGTAGCTGTCGGAGTCTCTTTTCTGCGAGGGCTGCGCTTTTCTTTTCGTTGGATTTCGAGGAAGCATCATAGACTGCATCATGGTAAAATACTGAGAATGAAATCAGATCAAAATTCTGGATGCTTGCGTTCACGGCATCCAGTTCCCGGAACATATGCTCCAGGTGCTCAAGCGTGTGGTAATGCCTGCTCTTTTCTGTGTACAGATTTTCAATTTCAAGCCAAAGGTCAACGGTCAGCGTATGGTCAGCACTGAATGCGGAACAGGTTTTACGGAATCTTTCCTGTAAAGTCATAGGGCTGTTTTTAAATAAAAAAGGAACCTTAAAAAGTTCCTTTATTAGCATCAATAGCGGATTTCAGCTCTGCCCAGCCACCGCCGTTATATCCTTCTTTAAGACCCTGGCTATTCAGGTATTCCAATGCTTTTCCGCTTCTGTTTCCGCTTCTGCAGAAAATAATCACAGGCTTTTCAAGAGAAAGGATTTCATCCTGTCTGTCTTCCACTTCACCCAGCGGGATGTTTTTAGCACCGTCTATATTTCCGTCCATTTCGAGCTCCATCGGCTCACGGACATCGATTAATTCATAATTTCCTGATTGTAATACTTCTGCTAACGACATAATTCTTGTAAATTTTAGGGTTAAAATGATAGAGTAAAGGCAGATGAAATGATTCACGTGCCCAAACCCTAACAAATTTATAAAATAATCTTAGTTTTGCAAGGTGAAATTATGAATTCAAATGCCGAAAAATATTCCCAGCTGATTAAATCCAAAGCCAAAAGCTTCGGATTCCAGAACTGTGGGATTTCGGCAGCGGACTTCCTGGAAGAAGATGCGCGCCCGCTGGAAGCCTGGCTGAAGAATAATTTCCATGGCGAGATGAAGTATATGGAGAACCATTTTGACAAAAGGCTGGACCCGAGGCTTTTGGTGGAAGGTTCGAAATCTGTCATTTCTCTTTCCTACAACTATTTCCCTGAAGAGAAAATTTCCCCTCTGGAGAATTTTAAAATTTCCAAATATGCGTATGCCGAAGATTACCATGAAGTGATCAAGGAGATCCTTCGAGAAATGGTTGCACAGCTCCAGGAAGAAATCGGAGATTTCGGGTTTAGGGTCTTTGTAGATTCTGCTCCTGTCATGGAGCGGAGCTGGGCACGGAAATCCGGTATCGGCTGGGTGGGCAAGAATGCCAATCTGATTACCAGGCAGAGCGGCTCCTTTTATTTCCTGGCGGAAATCATCTGCGATCTTGAGCTGGTACCGGACCATGCTACCACAGATCACTGCGGAACCTGCCGCAAATGTATGGATGCGTGTCCTACACAGGCCATTGTTTCTGAAAAAATTGTGGATGGCAGCAAATGCATATCGTATGCAACCATAGAATTAAGGGATGAAATTCCTGTTCATTTCAAAGATAAAATGGACGACTGGATGTTCGGATGTGATATCTGCCAGGACGTATGCCCGTGGAATAGATTCGCGGCACCTAACCTTCAGACCAGGTTTAGGCCTAATGAAGCCCTGAAAAGCTTCAGGAAGGGTGAATGGAAAGAACTCACCCAGGAGCTTTTCTCAGAAATATTCAGGAAGTCTCCGGTTAAGAGAACCAAATTTGCAGGACTGAAACGCAATATAGAATTCCTGGAAGAGTCTTCCGGAACTGAGAGAGCCCGCATGCCCTTAAAATAAAAATGATTTTCAGCAGACCGGTTGGTCACGCAGAAAATCAGCGTTTTTTCTGGATTCTTTTGGGAGCTATCTTTACTCTTAAGGTGAATCGCTTCTGTGACTTGGATTTTTTGTGCATATTATTTCATATTTGATACTTAAATTTAGCTATTTTTCCGATTAAAACAAATAGTTTTGCAAAAAAATGAATATTAAATTTTATTGAACCCATTGTAACATAAATATGAAAAAAGTGTTGATACTCATCCTTAAAATTTTAGCGGGCATTATCGGGATTGTAGTCCTGTATGTCATCCTGGCCCTTTCCCTTCCGTATATAGAAGTCCGTGCAAAAGATGATGGCAATCCGAAAGAGGTGCCGGTATATATCTATACCAATGGAGTGCACACAGACATTGTAATGCCGGTGAAAAATGAATGGCAGGACTGGAGTGCAGTTATTCCCTACAGCAATACAAAATCAAAAAAAGGCGATTACAGTTACATTGGTATCGGTTGGGGAGACAAAGGTTTTTACCTGGATACCCCTACCTGGGCAGACCTGAAATTTTCAACAGCTTTTAAAGCAGCCTTCTGGCTGAGCGAATCTGCCATGCACTGTACCTACTACCGGAGCATAAAAGAGGGTGCCGACTGTAAAAAAATCATGATCAGCAAAGAACAGTATAAAGCGCTTGTGCGTTTTGTAGAAGATAAATTTGACAGGGATACAAACGGAAACTTTATGTATGTTCCCACCAATGCAGTCTATGGGGATACGGATGCCTTTTATGATGCCAAAGGAACGTACAGCTTTGCCTATACCTGCAATACCTGGACTAATAATGCACTGAAAGCAGCCGGTCAGAAAGCAGCGTTATGGACAGCTTCCGATTTCGGGATATTTCAGCATTATAAATAACATCTCATATATTAAATTATAAAGCCATTCTTTATGAATGGTTTTTTTATGATGGTATGGTATATTTGACATTTGTAAGGCAACTTTCCAAATGAGATGAATATAATTTCACAACATCCCGAATTATGCGAGGGTTGGCAGATAAATTGTATTCTTACACAACACAGAACTTCACTGATGAAAATTATACATGGACAGATTGATCTTATCTGAAGTTTTTGTTTTAAAAATTTGTTTATAAATATACTTTATTTTAATTTTAATGTATATTTGTATACTAAATGTTCGTAGCATGAATATAGACACTTCAATTTTAAAAGATACATTCCTTCTCCTTGAACAGTTTCATACTGATAATTCAACCGGGCAGTATACTTCCGACATTGAAGGTTTTAAAAACTGGATTGCTGCTTTGAAATCTACGGAAAATAAAGCCGGTATTCATATCATTGAGGCAGAATGGGAAGGTAAATCCGAAGGAAGAACAGCAGAGAGTGTTATCAGTACATTGCTGGTTCATCTGAACAGGTACGCTAAGGCATACTCGAGATCTGCTATTGCAGGTTCAGGCTTTGCCACCCAGGAAGACTTTATATTTCTGATTAATCTTAAAGCTTTCGGAGCGATGACTAAAATGGAGCTGATTAAAAAGAATGTGCATGAAAAACCTGCCGGGATTTTAATCATCAACAGGCTTATCAAGCAGGGTTGGGCAGAACAGACTGATTCCGAGACAGACCGCAGGACAAAAGTAATCAGGATAACGGAGCAGGGTAAGGAAGCCTTGGAAAACCAGATGCAGAAAATCCGGAAAGCTACCCATATTGTTGCCGGTAACCTGAATCAAAAAGAGAAACTGGAGCTGATCCGGCTACTTGACAAGCTGGATAAGTTCCATAATCCTATTTATAATCAGAACATAGATCCCGCAAACCTTATTGACACCGTATACAGGGAATATCCCTTTGAAAAAAATACTATATGAAAAAGAAAATAGCCATCATAGGTTCTGGATTTTCAGGATTGTCTGCTGCATCCTATGCTGCAAAAGAGGGACATGACGTTCATGTCTTTGAAAAAAACAGCAGCGCCGGAGGCAGGGCAAGACAGTTCAGGACTGATCATGGCTATGTATTCGATATGGGACCGAGCTGGTACTGGATGCCGGATATTATCGAATCTTTTTTCGGGGATTTCGGAAGGCAATCATCGGATTTCTATACACTGGTTCCTCTGAATCCACAGTTTGAAATGGTCTTTTCAGACGGAACTATGAATGTTCCGCAAAATTACACTGAAATGAAAGACCTGTTTGAAAAAACAGAACCTGGGGCAGGAAAAAAGCTGGATGAATTCATGAGTGATGCGCAGTATAAATATGAAGTCGGGATGAAAGACTTTGTTAATAAGCCCTGTTATTCATGGTTTGAATTCATGTCTCCTAAAATCGCCAAAAGTGCACTGAAGCTGGATCTTTTGACCAACTTCCACCGCTTCGTAAGAAAATATTTTACCCATCCGAAGCTTATTATGCTGATGGAATTCCCGGTGATTTTCCTGGGTGCTGCACCTAAAGACATTCCGGCGTTGTACAGTTTGATGAACTATGGGGGGTATAAATTGGGTACTTGGTATCCGATGGGCGGTTTTTCCAAAGTGATAGATGCCATGAAAGAAGTTGCGGAAGAGCAGGGTGTCCATTTTCATTTTAACAGTGCTGTTGAGCGTTTCAGCATCCATAACGGAAAAGTAACGGCTTTGGCAACTGAAAGCGGTGATGCTGAATTTGATACCGTTATCGCCTCTTCAGATTACCATCATACCGAGCAGGTCCTGCTTCCCGAAGAATTCCGGAATTACACGGAAGAATACTGGAAGAAGCGTACATTCGCGCCTTCATGCCTTATTTATTATCTCGGAATCAGGGAAAAGATCGAAGGCCTGAAACACCATACCCTCTTCTTTGAAAATGACCTTGATCTTCATACCCATGAGATCTATACGGATAAAAAATGGCCAGCAGCACCTCTGTTCTATGCCTGTTGCCCATCCAAAACCGACCCGGATGTAGCACCGGAAGGATGTGAGAATGTTTTCCTGCTGATGCCTGTGGCAACCGGGATAGAAGACAATGAAGACATCAGGGAACGATATTTCCACGAAATGATCGGCAGGCTTGAAAAGCATACCGGCGCTGAAAACCTTCTTTCTAAAATAGAGTACAAGAAAAGCTACTGCATCCGCGATTTTAAAGAAGATTACAATGCCTACGAGGGTAATGCCTATGGACTGGCCAATACCTTATCACAGACTGCTGTACTGAAACCCTCGCTCAGAAATAAAAAGTTAAAGAACCTTTTCTATACAGGGCAGCTTACTGTACCGGGACCCGGAGTGCCACCATCCATTATCTCCGGTAAGATTGCTGCAAGAGAAGCCACCAAAATAAATTGATATGAAAAAATTATTTGATGATTTGTCTTATAAGATAAGCAAACAGACCACCCAGCAGTACAGCACTAGCTTTTCACTGGGCATTATGGCCCTGTCCCCGAAAATCAGGAATCCCATTTATGCCATTTACGGATATGTAAGACTCGCCGATGAAATTGTAGACAGTTTTCACGGGTATGATAAAGAAAAACTCCTGACTAAATTTAAAGAGGATACTTTTCAGGCTCTTGAAGACGGCATTTCGCTGAACCCGATCCTGCAGTCTTTCCAGGAAACAGTGAAAAAATATTCCATAGACCATTCACTGATCATCCAGTTTTTGAAAAGCATGGAGATGGACCTTCAGAAGATTGATTACGATTCGGATCTTTATAAAGAATATATTTTAGGCTCAGCTGAGGTGGTGGGACTGATGTGCCTACAGATATTTGTGGAAGGAGATACCAGAGAATATGAAAGACTGAAGCCCTTCGCAATGAAACTCGGTTCTGCATTCCAAAAAGTAAATTTCCTGAGGGATATGAAAGATGACTACCAGGTATTGGGCAGGACGTATTTTCCGGACGTTGATATCTCGTATTTCGATAATTCGGTAAAATCGAGTATTGAAAAGGATATCGAGCAGGAATTCCGCGAAGCTCTGGAGGGCATCAGGAAACTGCCGAGCTCTTCCCGTTTCGGGGTTTATCTGGCTTACCGGTATTATATTTCGCTGTTCAGAAAGATCAGAAGGACATCGGCTGCCAAG is part of the Chryseobacterium camelliae genome and encodes:
- the queG gene encoding tRNA epoxyqueuosine(34) reductase QueG, giving the protein MNSNAEKYSQLIKSKAKSFGFQNCGISAADFLEEDARPLEAWLKNNFHGEMKYMENHFDKRLDPRLLVEGSKSVISLSYNYFPEEKISPLENFKISKYAYAEDYHEVIKEILREMVAQLQEEIGDFGFRVFVDSAPVMERSWARKSGIGWVGKNANLITRQSGSFYFLAEIICDLELVPDHATTDHCGTCRKCMDACPTQAIVSEKIVDGSKCISYATIELRDEIPVHFKDKMDDWMFGCDICQDVCPWNRFAAPNLQTRFRPNEALKSFRKGEWKELTQELFSEIFRKSPVKRTKFAGLKRNIEFLEESSGTERARMPLK
- a CDS encoding phytoene/squalene synthase family protein, with the translated sequence MKKLFDDLSYKISKQTTQQYSTSFSLGIMALSPKIRNPIYAIYGYVRLADEIVDSFHGYDKEKLLTKFKEDTFQALEDGISLNPILQSFQETVKKYSIDHSLIIQFLKSMEMDLQKIDYDSDLYKEYILGSAEVVGLMCLQIFVEGDTREYERLKPFAMKLGSAFQKVNFLRDMKDDYQVLGRTYFPDVDISYFDNSVKSSIEKDIEQEFREALEGIRKLPSSSRFGVYLAYRYYISLFRKIRRTSAAKIINQRIRISNGRKISLMMGCYLQYKTSFL
- a CDS encoding MarR family winged helix-turn-helix transcriptional regulator, which codes for MNIDTSILKDTFLLLEQFHTDNSTGQYTSDIEGFKNWIAALKSTENKAGIHIIEAEWEGKSEGRTAESVISTLLVHLNRYAKAYSRSAIAGSGFATQEDFIFLINLKAFGAMTKMELIKKNVHEKPAGILIINRLIKQGWAEQTDSETDRRTKVIRITEQGKEALENQMQKIRKATHIVAGNLNQKEKLELIRLLDKLDKFHNPIYNQNIDPANLIDTVYREYPFEKNTI
- a CDS encoding phytoene desaturase family protein — encoded protein: MKKKIAIIGSGFSGLSAASYAAKEGHDVHVFEKNSSAGGRARQFRTDHGYVFDMGPSWYWMPDIIESFFGDFGRQSSDFYTLVPLNPQFEMVFSDGTMNVPQNYTEMKDLFEKTEPGAGKKLDEFMSDAQYKYEVGMKDFVNKPCYSWFEFMSPKIAKSALKLDLLTNFHRFVRKYFTHPKLIMLMEFPVIFLGAAPKDIPALYSLMNYGGYKLGTWYPMGGFSKVIDAMKEVAEEQGVHFHFNSAVERFSIHNGKVTALATESGDAEFDTVIASSDYHHTEQVLLPEEFRNYTEEYWKKRTFAPSCLIYYLGIREKIEGLKHHTLFFENDLDLHTHEIYTDKKWPAAPLFYACCPSKTDPDVAPEGCENVFLLMPVATGIEDNEDIRERYFHEMIGRLEKHTGAENLLSKIEYKKSYCIRDFKEDYNAYEGNAYGLANTLSQTAVLKPSLRNKKLKNLFYTGQLTVPGPGVPPSIISGKIAAREATKIN
- a CDS encoding TIGR02117 family protein, giving the protein MKKVLILILKILAGIIGIVVLYVILALSLPYIEVRAKDDGNPKEVPVYIYTNGVHTDIVMPVKNEWQDWSAVIPYSNTKSKKGDYSYIGIGWGDKGFYLDTPTWADLKFSTAFKAAFWLSESAMHCTYYRSIKEGADCKKIMISKEQYKALVRFVEDKFDRDTNGNFMYVPTNAVYGDTDAFYDAKGTYSFAYTCNTWTNNALKAAGQKAALWTASDFGIFQHYK
- a CDS encoding rhodanese-like domain-containing protein is translated as MSLAEVLQSGNYELIDVREPMELEMDGNIDGAKNIPLGEVEDRQDEILSLEKPVIIFCRSGNRSGKALEYLNSQGLKEGYNGGGWAELKSAIDANKGTF